GCTACTGCTATTGAAGAGAAAGAGGAGCTCCAATCCCCACCCGGTTTGAAACAGTATGAAACCATGGCTGTTTTGAGACCTGATATGTCTGAAGATGAAAGACTCTCTCATACCCAGAAATATGAAGAGGTATGTATGCATTACTGTATTACttatttgtaataattttgtaatcaTAGTTTTATGTAATGTATGTGCATTATGTATGTCAAGTTTTAGAGTTAATAGTATATCTCTTCTATCAAAAGTACACATTTTGATAATTGCTAATGTGAATTGGGTGAAATTTATCTGCTTTTACTGTTTTGGATAATTTAGGGATACAatttttataatgataactttaaaacTATAATTATATGTTTTCATAGATATGGATAGAGTTACTAAAGACTGGTTAAAAATCATACTATTATGAAGTGGAGGGGAAAACTAAGAAAAATTATCTTTCAAGCTGGATGCTTGTTTTTTGATAATtaaagatgaaagagttacaaaagaCAGGTTAAAATGCTTATAGAGTCTTAGATTTGATGATCCTTTGTGTAGTTTTAAGTAGAAAGCGGGGCGTGCAAAATTGTGAAAACTTCTTTGAGTTAGGCATCTATCTCTGCATTCAGTTGAATGACAAAATGTCGTGTTAGGTGGGACGTGGGTAACAGGTCAAAACACGTAATATACTGTATGGGTTGGGTCAATTTGACCCGAAACACTTATTTAGTCCAAGTTGTCTTTTTACGTGTAAATAGTCGGTGTGCTCAATGTGATTCTGTTAACTGTATCACGCAACAGTTTTCTACTTTCTTGATTAAAATGAATTTTGATGTTGTATATACTTTAAATAAGTGATGGGCAACTTTCAACTCGTTCAACCCATTACCTTTCCTAGATTTTTCCATGTAAATTCAGTTAATCCATGATAGATATAGATATACccaaatcaacaatacaataaatgTCAAAATTGTCACCTTGAGGTTGTATGTAAAAAGTTGTTAGACTTTATTTATATAAGATATGTTTTGCTCATCGTTGTAAAAATCCCCAATTACTCCTTTTAAAGAACATGCCGAATTTAATCAATTGGTCAACGTCGATGAATGGTCAAAATCGGATTTGTCGGTCAAAGTCGGATTTATTCGGTCAAAATTGGTCAATGTTTTAATATGAATTTTAATAAACTAGCAttttagagtttttgaacaaatgaacgattatgtttatgtttctagacaattatgttaaagtttgtttgtgtttatgattttttttctatatttataattttaaaagtttttaGTTAAATGTATAAAAAGTCCATTCCGGGTTATCCTTGATTAATCCCCGAGCTGTCGATTAGTCCCTCCAAAGTCCAGACCGAGTCTCGAGTAGTGAGTTTTGCAACCTTGGTTTTGCTCTTTCTCATTGGTGCTTGTGAGACTTTGGTTGACTTCCAACCTGTTTGTCCTGCTCAGAGTGTTTATCCAGTcacgttttttatttttatttttaaataagcTTCTAAtttaacccatttgacccattcaagATAGAATATGACCCTAATCGAGCAAACACACAAGCAAAAATGGTGGAAAAGTCTACTGTTTGAAAGAGAGtaaaacaacccgaaatcccaagaGCTAAGCATATCTTTTATAGCTGCTTTATCTGCCTGAAGTCGTGCAAACGTCTCTAACTTAAACTGATTCTGCCTATTCGATAAATGATTATACGTCACGACAAGGTCCAGTTTGGTGGAAGTACACATagtcattaataaatatatataactgagGACCTAGTTTAACAGAAATATCCAGACTGTGAGGCCTTCTTTTCTTGAAAACTATGGATCACTTTAATTATGTTTCTGTTTCAACGTACTTTATATAAAATTGCTTTACGTTGATAAGTATCGAGAAATATGAGGCGTAAAGTTTTAGAACTAAAGGAGTGTAAAGCAAACCATTTGCTAGTGTGGTTTCTTCTGTATACTGATTAACATATATAACCCATGTTCTTCCCCATTGACTTTTTGACtaagattaataattataattataattataattataattgtgaaGACACAAAAAGAAGTTAACACCAATTGATAAAAAGAAACGCAGCTATTTGTCACCGTATGTCTCGTTTTCTTTAATATTTGAACTAAATATACGACACAAAATGGAAACCTAGGAACTTTCTGTAAATGAATAATCACTTGAACAAGAGTTTAGTAAATCTCACTCACTCATATTTGTCTTTGCTGACATCATCAGTAGAACAATTCAATTCAAACATTTCCAAACCACCTAAGATTTATGTAATTGGATCTCACAAAAAAAAAGGCTTTTGTTTTTAGTTCTTTCCTTCTGTTGTCTGTTTTCGCACACCACTTCTTTTTTCAccttttttaaaaattaaatattactTTTTATGCATATGACATGGAATTCCTTACATAGTCCCCTTGGTTTGTTGGTATGACACACATCTGAGTCAATAACACAACATGAGGACGATGATTCTATTGACTTGCCACCTTTTTTCATTACACGTCTTCACTTCATTTAGACCATAAACATCAactttaaaattattataaatcaaTTAGGTTTTACTTTAAAAGTTTAGTGCTTTCTGATGTATTGGCATATAAAGTAAAGTGGGTATAGCAAATCTTGAATTATTAATTTCATTTAGTggttaaattagttaattaattaatcataTTGTACCTTTTTTAACAGTTGCTTGTTGCTGGAGGTGGCATGTATGTGGAGGTATTCAATAGGGGTGTTATCCCTCTTGCTTACAGTATCAAGAAAAAAAACAAAGCTGGTGAGACTAATACTTATTTAGACGGTATCTATCTCTTGTTTACTTATTTCACAAAACCCGAATCTTTGGAGGTTTTGGAGAGGACTTTGAACATGGATGATGATGTCATCAGATCATCAACCTTCGTAATAAGGAAAAGGAAGTTTTAGTTCTATAAATCTTCGGTTTTGGCTTTGAGAAAGGCAAAATAGGAAGAGTTATAGTACTCTTATTGTTTGAGTTGAAAGTTTTAGTTATATAAGTACCAAGTTGTAGAAATGTCACTTACATTGTTTTGCATTGTTGTTCTTGTGTATTTGGCTTTTTTGGGCTAATTATGTTAAGAGTATCTCATGTAATCAGACGTTCTTTTCGCTACAAATGCAAAAAGCCCGTGATAGCATGGAATTTCTAAGATATTGAACTGCAGTTTCCGCTGTTAAAAACAGTGGTACATCAATGGTAGGCGCAAACCTTTTTACTATTGTCTAAATAAACTTGTAATCAAATTGTCATTTAATTTGTTTGTCTATCTGAAAGAAGTCTTGTTGGGTAAGATACTAAGGGCATGTTTACTTTTCATGATCTGTTTCTCTTAATTCTGTAAGTAAAATTGATGTTTTCTTTGTCACTTGATCCAAATGGTCTATTTTAGAAGATATAGAATCAGACATTCTTCTACTCTTCTCCAAACAAATGCATATGAAAACAATACTTAATATAATATAAAGACATTCTTCTACTCTTCTCCAAACAAATGCATATGAAAACAatacttaatataatataaaaGTAAACAGCCCCTAATTTTCCATGTGAAAGAGCACTCATTACCTATAAACTAATTATACACTCAGACTACAAAAAGGATATTAAATAAATAGACCCATCCACCCATGCCAATGAGACTATACAAGTTCCGAAACAGTTTATGTTTATATTAAAGCATTGGTTTATAGCCACACATTGTTGTTGAACTTTATAATTCTTTTTGGGTTTTATAGATATAGTCAGAGACCAGTCAATTACAACTCAATTCTGGGCAGTGGGCACTTCTTTTTCACATTCTTTGGATTTAGCTCGTCGACGTGCTTTAGCAGTCACATGAAATTCAAATTCAATACTTGTAATGCTTAAGTTTGTTTCATATACTAAAACAAACTTCAAATTATGTAAACTTATGACAAATGAAAAGGTGAATGCACTTGGTAATAAACTAATGAAATAAGTATTGATTGTTTAGAATCTTTAAATTTAATGGGTGGCCCAATTTGATACCCCAGTACTGTTTGAGAGAGACATAACTTACATTCATGTCATACTTCCTCTATAAACTGTTTTATATTGTTCTCATGTTAATCATGAAAGTCATCTTATTACCTTTAAATTagtgtatgttatttttatatatataagtataagagtctatcattttctaaaaccaattggtgatagaggaactttccctttgacttatatgcatatatttgtttttgtccatgactGATGTGAgataacttcccaacacgccccctcacatcgaggcgtgaaacggttgtagagatggcggcaagaagaaggcctgactcaatctctttgtagcgacggcggcacactcatgggggcctgactcggactcgctgTAGAACAAACCGTccacctatgctctgataccatgaaagaattgataaatcgtatagtccaacaatatgtacaacatataagtccaagagtcaatccttttctaaaaccaattggtgatagagggacttcccctttaacttatatgcatacatttgtttttgtccatgactgatgtgggataacttcccaacattatataatattataattttgCTTATCTTTAGGCATGCAGTTGCTAGGGGTGTGCACCATTTAGTTTCAAATCGAATAAAACCAAATATCGAATCGaatccaaaaaaaataaaaataaaaaaaataaataaataaaccggattttttaaacggttttcggatcgatcaAAACCGAAACCGGATTcataattcggttttcggtttgatgTTCGGTTTTGCAAATTTCAAATTcgattaaccgaaaaccgaattcaaattaataacatattaaaatatatttgtatttataatatttatatttatattatatttgatgtattattttacttttattaaacaataaacatgttatatacaCTCTATACTTAAACTAATTTCACAACCGTTAATTCTAATTTATATGTAAGTAATTATGCTggttatgatttttatttttagtaattttcggttttaaccgaaaccaaaccgaaatcaaattTGGTTTATGGTTCGgttttggttttgatatttaaatttgatttcggttcggttttcggttttgattttaGAAGTTTCAAAACCGAATAAACCGTAAAATCAAAaatcgaaccgatgaacacccctagttgCATCCCTTAAACCTGGCTTATTAAAGTTTCAGAAACAAATTATGTGTTAAGTATGCTTGTTTTTGTTGAGAAAAGTATGTACGCGACAACCTAATCCTACTTTGTTTGAAAACTAGAATTAAAACAGTTGAAACACATACTTCTAACACGATACGAATCAAATCAAACATTTTAGTCTGAAATCTCCAAATTGTAAGTTGACCAAGTAtttgccatatgctactacatttTACATCTATTTGGTAAACTCCACAGTTAATTTATATAAGAAGTACTACTTAAATCTGACATGAAATTATGGGTATAAAATATTTGTCCAAGCAACACAAATCATACCCAAAATGCAAAATTAAATACCAACCCAAGATCAAACATTTGCTTGTGAAATAAGCATGAATTAAAGATAGTGCACCAACATGAATGTGGGTCTTAATCTTTTCAGTGCCATAATATATGAGCATTTCCATtctcaattttttttatatatataataaatattagatGGTCCCTTTGGTTTTTGGTGCCATGTTATATTAGCTTGTAAACatggtagtaaataaatataatgtttCCATTGATGAATTGTTTCTTCATGCCTAAAGCTATTCCTTACAGTGATCATATTCTACATCTTTTGTTTGCTTTTTTTCTTTGTCCCTTTCATATAATCCCTATCAAACATGTTCCACTAATACTTGAATACATAGACCCCATTCATTGGTAACTCACTTAATTAAGAAATCCACTAAGGTCACTAGCTATTAAGTtatttcatatatataactatactAGGGTCTGCTAATTCTTGACATATGAAATCAGTTGGTTTTTAAGTAAACAACACTCTTTCTCTCTCTCAAAAGATTCCAACTTCCACTGTTTCATATAACTGCATTTGTGGACTTGTGTCGATACTCAATCAAGAAAGTTGACATCCACAAGAATTCTTACTTTTCAAGCATAGAAACCGAACAACTTATAGGATAACTCGGATGTTGTGTTTAGAAACAGAATCCATATAATACCCACCTTTTTTTCCACCAAAAGATTCTAACTTTCACTCAGTTTATAACTTGCTTTCATTCATTTGAGTTCTTACTCAATTAAGAAGCATTTATGTTTCGTGTTGAAAATTAATTAACACGTACAAGTATCTTATTCCTTTCTTATATAAACTTCGAGAAGTTGGACGAAAGCACAAACCATATAACACACATTCTCTCTGTCTCAAAAGATTCTAACTTGATTTGAACATTTGTATCCACACACTTGTATTCTCACTTAATCGAGAAATCAAGAAGAACCGACACTATCGTTTCTAAAATAGTAACCAAAGATCTGTATTTGCACTCGCGCCGTATAAATGGGGTACCTTCAATCAACAAGTACAAGTAGTGGTGTTAGCTCTCACTTGTATTCACAAGCACTTCAAATGAAATTATACCAAGCCTTCATATTTTCCATCCCAATACTCTTTTCTGTAATATTATTTCTATTGTTTTACTTGTTCTACCTCAAAAGGACTTTTAGAAGCATTAATACTCCATCTTCTGCATCTGTACTACATTCAACAACATCAGTAAATTCAACTCTGCCTCAATATGTATGTATAAAACTctatatatcttctcttatatataTATCTCTCCCTCAAATATTTATTCTTTTGGTGTCTATTTTTCTTACAGAGCGAAATGGACGGGTTGAGGATAAACCTTGAAGACAAGCTTACTGTGATCTTGTTTGATGAAGATTTATATGCAAAGGATTTAATGTAAGGATACAAATACAACTTCTCATATCTCAACTCTTATCTAGTTTCACAGTTTGAATAACTGTACTTTTTTAACTTAATAACTGTACTTTTTTTTAACTTATTTTTGGAGCAAAAATTtgtagaaagttacttatttttaACAAATGTAGCATTTCAATGCATTTTAAGATAAAAAGTCAAAGTACTAGGTGAAAAAGGTCAATCATCCATAAAATTATgagtgatccgtacaccacctaaATTTATTCGTACACCACTAAAACTGCTTAATTGTTATGCATTAAAACTCTATAATGCACGTTTAAGGTGTATGGAAATTTTTAGTGGTGTACAGTTCATCACCGCTCTTTGTATCTGAATAAAATATGAAAAAAATCATCAAATTTAATGGAACTCTATGAAAATTCAATGTTTAGGTGTTGTGTTTGTTTGGGAGAATTTGAGATGAATGAGAAGCTACACCAAATACCATCATGCCAACACATGTTCCATGGTGAATGCATACGAAACTGGCTACATTCGAACATTACATGTCCCCTCTGCAGATGCTCTGTTGTCAACACAACCAAAGACGATCACCACGAGCCgccaatgattcatgaaccatcCGCTGTTGTCAACACGAATTTGAACTCGCAAGGGGTTCCTTCAGAACACAGTGTGGTTATATTCGAAGGGTCATCTAGTTCAAGTATGGACATCAAGTGTTCAATTCCAACTGAAGATTCTGTTGTTGTTAATATTCATATCAATGATTCTTAAGTTTACATGAAATTTATTTTGCTCAGAAAGTAGAAATCTAGACTAAATGATGAGTACATGAAAATCAAATGTTGTACCAAGTGTTATCCAAGCTGTACTTAAAAGATGATTCTTGACATTTGGTAATAACTAATGTCATCTTCTTGCAAATTGGCATAATGTATCATCTATTTTCACAATTTAATTGTATCTGTTTAGCTAAATTTATTAAAATGTCACATaaacaataatcataatatcagCCATATTAAGGCAAATGAGTAATTATTGCCATGTAGACAACTTTAATAAGTAGAAACAATTCATAAAACAACCAACAAATAGTACTCAAGTCAATTTAACATAGCATAGGCTCTTTCTTTCAATCATCCATTATCCATATCAAAGTATCCTATGGAGCTTTCAAGTTGTAGGAGAAGGTATGTGATCAGATGCACTTATACAACATACAAACTCTGATCACCAAGCTCGCGATTTTTTAATTTCAGCACATTCTAAAGCTACAAGCCAAAGACTTGATTGCCTATGGAGGAAGAAAGTTGCAGCTTGCTTCCACAACTCATTTTCTCCAAATTTTGGCTCCACCACATCCTAATTCGTTTCACGCTTCTACGGAACACCCATTATTGATAGGATGTGGAATAAAAGTAAGCTTTAGGTTGGTTATGGGTCGATCAAGTAAAACACACAATGCTGAATGGTCCGACGTGTTTGTTTGTAACTCTTAATATCAGAGAAATTTCTGTTGAACCAAAATACTATTTTAGTGATAACTGGAAATTTTTTATTGAATTGCTATGTCCCTTTGCTAAACGCAAGCATTCGCGCATTATTGTCATAAAGCTTCTTTTTGGAGCGTCGGTATATTTTCAATGGCAAGAAAGGAATAGTAGGCTCTACAATTCTAGATCGAGATCCTCTAATCAAGTGTTTAATGCTATCTATACAACGGTTCGACTAAAGCTTATGTCGCTTAAATGAAAGAATTCGGCTTCGGTGAGAAGATTGAAGGAAAATTGGAAGATCCCTTAATGTCTAGTTTGTTTAGGGGTTTGGTGCTTTAGCTTTTCATTTAATATCGTAGAGCTTTAGCTGGTTTGTTCGAGGGGCTATAGGGTTTGTCCTGTAGTCGTTGTTTTGGCTTGTAACAATTCTTTAATGCATTCATCGAGTGATACCTTTTACCCAAAAAGAAAAACAAAACTCTTTTAACCATCCAACCATCCAATACCGCCATTTATTATATGTCATCCTAAATTTATATCTGAAACTCTTATAAAAAACTACAGAGTATATTCTTTTATTTATCCATATTAATGTTGAATCCCTTAAAGTTAAATCATTCATTTTGTCCATAATGAGAAATCAAACAAGTTATTCTCATTAAAGAATCAAATCACCTTTGATTCATTCAGATTTTGAATCATTCATAGTTTAATCATTCTATTTATCAAACACAACCTCGGTTATAAACAAAATGAGTAGAAAGAGTTAAGTTCAtctaaaaagtaaaataaaataacaTATTGAGATTATTTTTAGAAACAACTTTTTGAAATTGTTATTCAATCAATACATATTTAAATATccaatacaaatttatatataattatagttTTATTTTTTGTtagatagaaaaaaaaaataaataagaaaaagagaAAATAAAGTAAAGCCCAAATGCTACGGTTTGACAGGCTAAAGATTTCTTTTAGCCCAtccacatgataaccttcatcgtGGGCCAAAGCCTTACTTTGAAATGGAGTACGTGTTAGGCCACATATGCAAAGTCAGTCTTGTTttaaaatgatccaaacattgtaAGGTACATCAATCGTGTTTTCTTTGTACACCAATTAAATTTATACCATTAGATTTTATTTAATGACACTTTTACCCTTGGTAGAAACAAATATATTTTATTTTGAATACAAGTATTTATACTATAGATAGTCCAACTCGAACTCACAATTTCAAAGTCGACGAGTTTTAGGGGCTTAGAAATTTATCTTTTGAGTTTTATATTTAAGTACAATATTACGTcgccaacatcaatgcgatttgggaaggtctctgaggggttttcccaaccttcgatggtaatgccaacatcgtcgcgatttgagtttcctcctaacgcgtgtgtaGGTGAAAAATAggagcattcgatgtcgatataACCGTTAAAAAAAACATATTACCTCGCCATCAGTTGTCATTAGTCAAATTACTTTACAACTCATACTAACAATTTTGGTTTTAATAGAGATTACATATAATGTAAGACAGTTACTTTATATTCCCCTACGTAGTTTTGAGCCCGATTATACATATAACGCCCAAACGTATCTACCGATACACTATAACAACCACATAAAGTATAACATGGTTAATACTACTGGAGTTCGTAATAGCCTTTTCGTGCCATCAATTGCGGGTCCTTTGAGGAATAAAAAACATAAAAAAGAAAGATAAAAAAGAAGATACCTATAGATCACGTTGTCTTGAAAACCATAAAATGTTGAAAATATAGATCACGTTGTCTTGAAAACCATAAAATGTTGAAAAATTGGGACCTCAAAAAGATCGACCAAAGTAATCCGTGAAGACCTACTAATCCGGATAGCAATGCTTTTGTTGGCCGTGAATTTTGATAGGCCCAGTTCTCTCCTGTGAGTCTTTGACGCATAAAAACAAACACTTGGTGACAAAATCACAAACACTATTTTGTTCttcaaacattaatattaatattaatattattgcacATCACTACACTATTTCAGTTTCACATGTCACATAAGTTAAGCATTGGATCTTCATTCTTAATTTGCTATATTATTTTCCCTTAACCTGaacgtgataaaaataataatataattctttGTTATTGACGGCTTTAAAACTTACATTATCATTTCCTTAGAATGTACTTTATAATTTAAACATGAAACATATAATGTTTTTTCCATTTACTCTATgcgaaaaaatatatttttattcaaTATATGTAGTCTAATCGAATTATTTACGGTTCTTTTTTGTTTTATGATTATATTATATTATGCTAATAATAAATTTTGAACCTGAAACATTTATGTTAGTATCATGATGCCAATGGACTAATAGATTGTCTTCGTATGGTTTCCATAAAATAAAAAACAATATGAAGTGGTCATTTCTCTATTTAGGAGATAACATGACTTTTCAATATACCAACTTCTCTGACATGTCAAGCTATCGTTTTAATTTATTACATTACATACATCAGATCAGATGAGACATAATAATTGATGATACGCATATATGATTTTATTTGATTCGTATCAAATAAATTTTATTTGCATACAACTTATTCACATTATCAAATAAAACATCAAAAGAATTCAAAAGTGCGTGGTGTCAATGACCGGAATTAAAATAACAGTTAAAATAAAGCAGGCTACCGGACACAGAGAAGATGTACAAGCCACCTGGACGCCAGCCGGATAGGCATAAGGTGGGCGAAAGACCGACATATACGCCGACCAAGCAAAAGCCGGATTAAACGGTGAGTCATTTAGAAGCTAGCCGGATGTAACCCTAACGTGCAACTCATATAAGAGACCATTCAGATGAAGAATGTCGTGAAGAAACACTTGACGATTTTAAAGGCTGTATTTACGTGTAAGCCCTTCCACTTGGCCAATTGTGTAGGGTACCCAATATCCTGCACACGAATACCAAAAATATATGGGCATTAACACATGAATGGAGCGTTTGTGCCGCGTTAACCCGATCTTCAGGAAAGTTTGTTACGATAGTTTGTTACAGAGACACGTGTCACATCATCATTTCCTCTAACAAACTATTGGCGCCTATAAATACACCTTTGAGTTATTCATTACACACACAATCAAACACACAGTTAATACGTCGTTACTCTGCTCAACATACCATCCAGACAATCACATCGAATTTCGGTCATCACCAGAGTTCAATATCTTCAAGATATTAATCTATTCGATCCAATCGAGCAGATTAATTCAATTGATAGTTTTACACCCACATGAATTTTCAAATTCTAATTGATTGTTTTACACCCATAatataacatcccgtttttcccatacGTAAATTAAGGTATATATTTTATCGTTAATACGCTTATAACTCGTTCGTTTATGTGATGAAATAAATAAAGTGTTAGTTGatgtataaatgtatatatgtgtatatatatatatatatatatatatatatatatatatatatatatatatatatatatattttgaatatatgcatgtataagtatatgcatgggtttttGTTGATGTTAAGTCATGTGAGGCTTAAGGACGAAGTTTAGACGTATATAGGAAGCGCGAACAAGGTATACAAGTTGTATAAATCTTTAAGTTGAGTTAAGTTGTCGAATGGGCCAGTtgcaggccattgccgcgccgcggagtTCTTTGGCGCGCCGCGACACTTAAAGTAAATCTGAGTCAGGAGAAGTTTAAAACAGCTCGAAAAGTTAGCCTAACGCCGTGCCGCGGCATTGaaagtcgcgccgcgacatttctgGGTAGCTGACTCCGAATTCAGTTTTTAAAAGGGTAAATTCGAGGGTATATTCGTCTTTTCGCGTATGGATCAGATTTGTGGCTTAAATCTCACCCACTTATCCACTCTTattcatttcttttcctttttatttctcaatttcctctcaaaacacaaaacccacttagattaaacttgagatttgaaggtgaagaattGAGATTCaatccttggagcaagaattaaagttgttctcctcgttcttggctacgagtggatagttttggcaagtcttaactccgtattttgagttttagataatttatggttagggtttgGCCATTAGAGGCTTGTaaagacccatttggggatttaatgggtgaatttgggttaatttgatgtaaggaaaccctaatagctataatctagAGTTTTGTTCATGTAAATtgtgatttgtaagtgttaatggtgttgttaaTCACTAATATACTTGTAGAATAATGAAAActtgttaatgggttaagtttgaccaaagttgttagtataagtgttaaaatgggtcaaatgagtgatTGTTGACCTAGttaggtgagatgggtatgaaatacccataattTGTGCTAGTTGGTTATAGTAGACTCAAataactagcttttagtgat
The window above is part of the Rutidosis leptorrhynchoides isolate AG116_Rl617_1_P2 chromosome 1, CSIRO_AGI_Rlap_v1, whole genome shotgun sequence genome. Proteins encoded here:
- the LOC139862505 gene encoding small ribosomal subunit protein bS6c-like; this encodes MTSSSSSSLLTSSPLLRTLSPFPSNKIPTSIHFHHQISRTPLSIKAQTLDFSGTFFEGGLGGDDDISNSSGSVATAIEEKEELQSPPGLKQYETMAVLRPDMSEDERLSHTQKYEELLVAGGGMYVEVFNRGVIPLAYSIKKKNKAGETNTYLDGIYLLFTYFTKPESLEVLERTLNMDDDVIRSSTFVIRKRKF
- the LOC139862515 gene encoding probable E3 ubiquitin-protein ligase RHA4A — its product is MGYLQSTSTSSGVSSHLYSQALQMKLYQAFIFSIPILFSVILFLLFYLFYLKRTFRSINTPSSASVLHSTTSVNSTLPQYSEMDGLRINLEDKLTVILFDEDLYAKDLMCCVCLGEFEMNEKLHQIPSCQHMFHGECIRNWLHSNITCPLCRCSVVNTTKDDHHEPPMIHEPSAVVNTNLNSQGVPSEHSVVIFEGSSSSSMDIKCSIPTEDSVVVNIHINDS